The following coding sequences lie in one Bifidobacterium sp. ESL0690 genomic window:
- a CDS encoding MFS transporter: MAHDSVGTVIAASMVGTAIEFYDFYAYGTASANYFPKIFFSDKTNPTVALLVSLLTFAIAFIARPLGSLIFGHYGDKMGRKTTLVVSLMTMGLSTFLIGCLPTYSQWGLLAVVVLCLCRFIQGIGLGGEWSGAALVATENAPANKRALYGSFPELGAPIGFFLSNGTYFVLESFCTPAQMLSWGWRVPFLLSIVLVVVGLVVRVHMEETPIFRLAQEQKKTVKSPLKEVFRTSWRQVLQATFIVAVTYTLFYTLATWSLAWGTKTKREGGGGLGFTNREYLLMLMAGICVFALFIVLSCVYADKLGRRRVLMFSAVALVVFSFVFPYLLMGHRNFVEIMVFLCVGFALMGIAFGPVGAILPELFSANVRYSGSGLGYNLAAIVGAAFVPTVATWLSSHWGVRSVGLYMAVMALCCLVALLTCKETKDTDFTA; the protein is encoded by the coding sequence ATGGCGCACGATTCGGTCGGCACCGTCATCGCCGCCTCGATGGTCGGTACGGCCATTGAATTTTACGATTTCTACGCCTACGGCACCGCCTCGGCCAATTATTTCCCGAAGATTTTCTTCTCGGACAAGACCAACCCGACCGTAGCGCTTCTGGTCAGCCTTCTGACCTTCGCCATTGCGTTCATCGCCCGCCCGCTCGGCTCGCTGATCTTCGGCCACTACGGCGACAAGATGGGCCGCAAGACCACGCTGGTCGTCAGCCTGATGACCATGGGTCTCTCCACCTTCCTCATCGGCTGCCTGCCGACGTATAGCCAGTGGGGCCTGCTCGCGGTCGTCGTGCTCTGCCTTTGCCGCTTCATTCAGGGCATCGGCCTGGGCGGGGAATGGTCCGGCGCGGCTCTGGTCGCCACCGAAAACGCCCCGGCCAACAAGCGCGCGCTCTACGGTTCCTTCCCGGAGCTCGGCGCGCCGATCGGCTTCTTCCTCTCCAACGGTACCTACTTCGTGCTTGAGTCCTTCTGCACCCCGGCGCAGATGCTCTCCTGGGGCTGGCGCGTGCCGTTCCTGCTCTCCATCGTGCTTGTCGTGGTCGGCCTCGTCGTTCGCGTCCACATGGAGGAGACCCCGATCTTCCGCCTCGCTCAGGAGCAGAAGAAGACTGTCAAGTCGCCGCTGAAGGAAGTCTTCCGCACCAGCTGGCGTCAGGTCCTGCAGGCCACGTTCATCGTCGCGGTCACCTACACGCTCTTCTACACGCTGGCCACCTGGTCGCTCGCTTGGGGCACCAAGACCAAGCGCGAAGGCGGCGGCGGACTCGGCTTCACCAATCGCGAGTACCTGCTGATGCTCATGGCCGGCATCTGCGTCTTCGCCCTGTTCATCGTGCTCTCCTGCGTCTACGCCGACAAACTCGGTCGTCGCCGCGTGCTGATGTTCTCGGCGGTCGCGCTGGTCGTCTTCTCCTTCGTCTTCCCGTACCTCTTGATGGGTCACCGCAACTTCGTGGAGATCATGGTCTTCCTGTGCGTCGGCTTCGCCCTGATGGGCATCGCGTTCGGCCCTGTCGGCGCAATCCTGCCCGAGCTCTTCAGCGCCAACGTCCGTTACTCCGGCTCTGGCCTGGGCTATAACCTCGCCGCCATCGTCGGTGCGGCCTTCGTCCCGACCGTCGCCACCTGGCTTTCCTCCCACTGGGGCGTGCGTTCCGTCGGCCTTTACATGGCTGTGATGGCGCTGTGCTGCTTGGTCGCCCTGCTCACCTGCAAGGAAACCAAAGACACCGACTTCACCGCGTGA
- a CDS encoding AMP-binding protein, translating into MDNWVLKRAMLTPERTAVFDGETRYTFGDVFDEAQRLGAVLDQFGAFKTQNVAMVSNNNVRGYLLAVTLLLYGKTVVWLNKRLTNSELAEQMRDAGVACCLKDDSLPNDLLGESSATSAVEKDVAASKSAENLESPANAKVRIVGFDEIFAKAHDFKLGGTGKVSGDVQKTSGNPALVYCSSPSALAEPTAKNSVGDNDVDPIVSAPPIPREFDDDQVVSIMFTSGSTGEPKGIQQTVRNHFTSATSVALNLGTSPTDEWLCAVPIFHISGYSIVLRGLIFGVTVRLMDHFDAPEMERILTNEPVTWVSVVPTMLIELVPEHEKRVTASTGSAAASDSGLSGLPGDNDGPMPLPANFGYSPAFKGFILGGEKSDLKLLKRCHALGMVVVRSYGMTETCSQIVGTGTGDGARKLLASGKPYFTTSLKLAEKTGEILIKTDALTPGYLNCPGVFEAKKTADGWYCTGDVGHIDDDGYLYVDGRLDNMMISGGEHVFPEEVERVYADCPGIDEIAVTAEPDEKWGEVPVAYVICKAEAEKNGGSKGSNAEVAASLAAQWREFGRSNLAHYKVPKRFYRVDSLPRTSTGKVRRFLLGKS; encoded by the coding sequence ATGGATAATTGGGTGCTGAAACGCGCGATGCTCACGCCGGAACGTACGGCGGTTTTCGACGGCGAGACGCGCTATACGTTCGGTGACGTGTTCGACGAGGCCCAGAGGCTGGGCGCGGTGCTCGACCAATTCGGCGCGTTCAAAACGCAAAACGTCGCGATGGTTTCCAACAATAACGTCCGCGGCTATCTGTTGGCTGTGACGCTGCTGCTATACGGCAAGACGGTGGTGTGGCTCAACAAGCGCCTGACCAATTCCGAACTCGCGGAGCAGATGCGCGATGCCGGCGTGGCCTGCTGCCTCAAGGATGACAGCCTGCCGAACGATTTGCTGGGTGAGTCGTCGGCTACCAGCGCGGTTGAGAAAGATGTTGCCGCAAGCAAGAGTGCTGAAAACCTTGAAAGTCCAGCGAATGCGAAGGTTCGCATTGTTGGATTCGATGAGATATTCGCAAAGGCCCATGATTTCAAGCTTGGCGGCACCGGCAAGGTTTCGGGTGATGTACAAAAGACCTCCGGCAATCCCGCTTTGGTCTATTGTTCTTCTCCATCCGCGTTGGCGGAACCCACCGCGAAGAATTCCGTCGGTGATAACGACGTGGATCCCATAGTTTCGGCTCCGCCGATTCCGCGCGAATTCGACGACGACCAGGTGGTGAGCATCATGTTCACCTCCGGCTCCACTGGTGAGCCAAAAGGCATCCAGCAGACGGTGCGTAACCACTTCACCTCGGCGACGAGCGTGGCGCTGAACCTCGGCACGAGCCCTACTGACGAATGGCTTTGCGCGGTTCCGATTTTCCATATCAGCGGCTATTCAATCGTTTTGCGCGGCCTCATTTTCGGCGTCACCGTGCGCCTGATGGATCATTTCGACGCTCCTGAAATGGAACGGATTCTCACCAACGAGCCGGTGACATGGGTCTCTGTCGTGCCGACGATGCTCATAGAACTGGTGCCCGAACACGAGAAGCGCGTCACGGCGTCTACGGGCTCGGCGGCCGCTTCCGATTCCGGTCTGTCCGGTTTGCCTGGTGACAATGACGGGCCCATGCCGCTGCCTGCCAATTTCGGCTATTCGCCGGCGTTCAAGGGCTTCATTCTTGGTGGCGAAAAGTCCGACCTCAAACTGCTGAAACGTTGCCACGCGCTTGGCATGGTCGTCGTGCGCTCGTACGGAATGACCGAAACCTGCTCGCAGATCGTCGGCACCGGCACTGGCGATGGTGCTCGCAAGCTGTTGGCAAGCGGCAAGCCGTACTTCACCACGTCGCTGAAACTCGCGGAGAAAACCGGCGAAATCCTGATTAAAACCGATGCACTCACGCCTGGTTACCTCAATTGTCCCGGCGTTTTTGAGGCCAAGAAAACCGCCGATGGCTGGTACTGCACCGGCGACGTCGGCCATATCGATGACGACGGCTACCTATACGTCGACGGCCGGCTCGACAACATGATGATTTCTGGCGGCGAGCACGTCTTCCCTGAGGAGGTCGAGCGCGTCTACGCCGATTGCCCCGGCATCGACGAGATTGCCGTCACCGCCGAACCCGACGAAAAGTGGGGCGAAGTTCCAGTGGCCTACGTGATTTGCAAGGCTGAAGCCGAGAAAAATGGCGGCAGTAAAGGTTCCAATGCGGAGGTCGCGGCCTCCCTCGCTGCTCAGTGGCGCGAGTTCGGCCGAAGCAACCTGGCGCATTACAAAGTCCCGAAGCGTTTCTACCGTGTCGATTCCCTGCCGCGCACAAGCACCGGCAAGGTCCGTCGTTTCCTGCTTGGTAAAAGCTGA
- the menB gene encoding 1,4-dihydroxy-2-naphthoyl-CoA synthase gives MATSHDFETVKTYDEILFDRLDHIAKITINRPEKRNAFTPKTIEELLDAFTICRDDATIGVIIFTGAGDLAFSSGGDQGVRGNGGYVGSDHVARLNVLDLQHLIRIIPKPVIAMVKGWSVGGGNVLQLVCDLTIAADNAKFGQTGPKVGSFDAGYGSGLLADVIGQKRAKEVWFLGHFYTAEEALQMGWINKVVPLADIEEETLKWCDELLTKSPMALRFIKASMNAATDGLAGLQQFGGDATMLFYTTDEAKEGRDAFNQKRKPNFDQFPKFP, from the coding sequence ATGGCGACAAGTCACGATTTTGAGACTGTCAAAACGTATGACGAAATACTGTTCGACCGCCTCGACCATATAGCTAAAATTACCATCAATCGACCGGAGAAGCGAAACGCTTTCACTCCGAAAACCATCGAGGAGCTGCTCGACGCCTTCACCATCTGTCGTGACGACGCGACGATCGGCGTCATCATCTTCACCGGAGCGGGCGATCTCGCCTTCTCGTCCGGCGGCGACCAGGGTGTGCGTGGTAACGGCGGATATGTCGGCAGCGACCACGTCGCGCGCCTGAACGTGCTCGACCTGCAGCATCTCATTCGCATCATCCCCAAGCCCGTCATCGCGATGGTCAAGGGCTGGTCCGTGGGCGGCGGCAACGTGCTGCAGCTGGTCTGCGATTTGACGATCGCGGCCGACAACGCGAAGTTCGGTCAGACTGGTCCCAAGGTCGGCAGCTTCGACGCGGGCTACGGCTCGGGCCTGCTCGCCGATGTCATCGGCCAGAAACGCGCGAAGGAAGTCTGGTTCCTGGGCCACTTCTATACGGCCGAAGAAGCGCTGCAGATGGGCTGGATCAACAAGGTCGTGCCGCTCGCGGACATCGAAGAGGAAACGCTCAAGTGGTGCGACGAGCTGCTGACCAAGTCGCCCATGGCCCTGCGCTTCATCAAGGCCTCCATGAACGCGGCGACCGACGGGCTCGCCGGCCTGCAGCAGTTCGGCGGCGACGCGACGATGCTCTTCTACACCACCGACGAGGCGAAGGAAGGCCGCGACGCGTTCAACCAGAAGCGCAAGCCCAACTTCGACCAGTTCCCGAAATTCCCGTGA
- a CDS encoding PaaI family thioesterase: protein MSLANYLGIKQQEISRSKVILTLPVTENVLQPFGILHGGVNAVLAEEAASLGAMARLDATHIAVGVDISTHHFRPVTSGTLTATATPENVGKTLQTWRVEVRMGSKLTSISTVTLAVRERQ from the coding sequence ATGTCACTTGCGAATTATCTGGGCATCAAACAACAGGAAATCTCGCGGTCAAAGGTCATCTTAACATTGCCGGTTACAGAAAACGTTCTACAGCCTTTCGGCATTCTGCACGGCGGAGTGAACGCGGTTTTGGCCGAGGAAGCCGCGAGTTTGGGCGCTATGGCGCGGCTTGACGCCACCCATATCGCCGTCGGCGTGGACATCAGCACGCATCATTTCCGCCCAGTGACTTCCGGCACATTGACCGCCACCGCAACTCCGGAAAACGTCGGTAAAACATTGCAAACTTGGCGCGTAGAGGTGCGCATGGGCAGCAAGCTCACCAGTATTTCAACAGTCACATTAGCTGTCCGCGAACGCCAGTGA